Proteins from one Pseudomonas bijieensis genomic window:
- a CDS encoding helix-turn-helix domain-containing protein, with the protein MDIQIITRDGEPEYAVLPWDQYQSLLKAAGIDQAPPREATVRHAAAPGQVLPGLDQLRSLREGKGIAIEALARTVGISPSYLALIESGERQPDAAIRRSLAWELTVPGWREES; encoded by the coding sequence TAATCACACGTGACGGAGAGCCCGAGTACGCGGTTTTGCCGTGGGATCAGTACCAGTCTTTGTTGAAGGCAGCAGGCATCGATCAAGCACCGCCGCGCGAGGCGACAGTCCGTCACGCGGCGGCACCCGGCCAGGTTCTCCCTGGCCTGGATCAATTACGCAGTTTGCGCGAAGGGAAGGGCATCGCCATTGAGGCGCTGGCCCGCACGGTAGGTATCAGCCCGTCTTATCTGGCCTTGATCGAGAGCGGCGAGCGTCAGCCCGATGCCGCGATTCGGCGCAGTCTGGCCTGGGAGTTGACGGTGCCGGGTTGGAGGGAAGAATCGTGA